A region of Cataglyphis hispanica isolate Lineage 1 chromosome 6, ULB_Chis1_1.0, whole genome shotgun sequence DNA encodes the following proteins:
- the LOC126850442 gene encoding mucin-5AC-like isoform X2 produces MFSHTTFTVLFGMLLIIAIIPDTASYNKYGRTCKDIGCRSDETCVMAEDPCTGYSDKCGRYPTCQRISGASCTTMVCGENEYCKTESGAPKCVKKSTGLALPPGINQVSHRTTPRIPSPPPRSSSYGGRYNGHRNTIGDSSISSYRTTPRVPSPPPRSSSNGGRYSGYSGSRNTVGDGSIFNRLFGDDRQPRPTSSNRIVVPTRNNYYETHTHVDSNGNRVWTFSESDEIETRIVPKRDTDHQTEAESSSTSRISDGQSYPKSSGYPSGSGYPSSSGYPSSGSSDSTSTNQPRSDYPSSGSSGYPSSGSSGYPSSGSSGYPSSTSSGYPSSGSSGYPSSGSSGYPSSGSSSNPISRTSGNPTSGSSGYPSSGSSGYPSSGSSGYPSSGSSGYPSSGSSGYPSSGTSGYPSRGSSGYPSSGFPDYPSRSSSGYPTRSGYPSSNSGTSGYPDNSGNSYNEQTIRRTGANTLNAAYPSYPQSSNYPSYPQPSYPQRNPYPSNYPPQNAGYPSSGYPYNNQQRPPYANQGYPQNYPQAGNYPGGNYPGGYYPGQNYMTTTKRPGIQDQLTNLARNVAQRVLTQTIIDRVTGRH; encoded by the exons atgttTTCACACACTACATTTACCGTCCTTTTCGGGATGTTGCTGATAATTGCCATCATTCCAGATACAGCTTCTTATAAca aatatggAAGAACCTGCAAAGATATCGGTTGCCGTAGTGATGAAACGTGCGTGATGGCTGAGGATCCTTGCACTGGCTATTCCGACAAGTGCGGGCGATATCCGACCTGTCAGAGGATAAGTG gaGCAAGTTGTACGACTATGGTTTGTGGAGAGAATGAATATTGTAAGACCGAAAGTGGTGCGCCAAAATGTGTGAAAAAGTCTACAGGATTAG CATTACCTCCGGGAATAAATCAAGTATCACATCGAACGACACCAAGAATTCCATCGCCACCCCCTAGATCTTCATCATATGGGGGAAGATATAACGGTCACAGGAATACTATAGGTGATAGCTCTATTTCTTCATATCGTACGACACCAAGAGTTCCATCGCCGCCACCTAGATCTTCGTCAAACGGAGGAAGATATAGCGGTTATTCCGGTTCCCGAAACACTGTAGGCGACGGTTCCATCTTCAATCGCCTGTTCGGCGATGATCGTCAACCTCGACCGACCAGTTCTAATAGAATTGTTGTGCCAAcaagaaacaattattatgaaaCTCATACTCACGTGGATAGTAATGGAAACAGAGTTTGGACATTTTCTG AAAGCGACGAAATTGAGACACGAATAGTTCCAAAACGAGACACTGATCATCAAACAGAAGCTGAATCTTCAAGTACTTCTAGAATTTCGGACGGACAATCGTATCCGAAATCTTCTGGATATCCGTCTGGCTCTGGATATCCTAGTAGTAGTGGTTACCCAAGTTCTGGATCTTCCGATTCTACATCGACAAATCAACCCCGATCCGATTATCCCTCCAGTGGATCATCTGGTTATCCATCCAGTGGATCATCTGGTTATCCCTCCAGCGGATCATCCGGTTATCCTTCTAGCACTTCATCCGGTTATCCATCCAGTGGATCATCTGGTTATCCCTCCAGCGGATCATCCGGATATCCCTCCAGCGGATCATCTAGTAATCCCATCAGCAGGACATCTGGTAATCCCACCAGCGGATCATCCGGTTATCCGTCTAGCGGATCGTCCGGTTATCCTTCTAGTGGATCATCCGGTTATCCGTCCAGTGGATCATCAGGTTATCCCTCCAGCGGATCATCCGGTTATCCGTCCAGCGGAACATCTGGTTATCCCTCCAGAGGATCATCAGGTTATCCTTCAAGTGGATTTCCCGATTACCCATCCAGAAGCAGTTCTGGTTATCCAACAAGATCTGGATATCCAAGTAGTAATAGCGGTACTTCGGGATATCCGGATAATTCTGGAAATTCTTATAATGAGCAAACTATTAGACGAACTGGCGCTAATACCTTAAATGCTGCCTATCCAAGCTATCCACAATCGTCAAATTATCCAAGCTATCCACAACCATCATATCCGCAAAGAAATCCATATCCCAGTAATTATCCGCCTCAAAATGCAGGATATCCTTCTTCAGGGTATCCATATAATAATCAACAGCGTCCGCCGTATGCAAATCAAGGTTACCCACAAAATTATCCACAAGCAGGAAATTATCCAGGAGGAAATTATCCAGGAGGATATTATCCAGGTCAAAATTATATGACCACCACCAAACGTCCTGGTATTCAAGATCAACTGACGAATTTGGCGCGAAACGTGGCACAAAGAGTGCTAACACAAACGATAATAGATCGCGTCACTGGAAgacattaa
- the LOC126850447 gene encoding uncharacterized protein LOC126850447, with amino-acid sequence MPSKEEENFCKKMAKATRGIHAISDALVNAKLAFGFLDNSVWGDGLLVFYEIFRYLEGAMIRLRNTKIGLLPLSELQRTEAFERDLDHYLGKGWRKNYSPRDSVTKYLMRLREVEDTDPTLLLAYIYHLYMGLLSGGIILRKKRQLMQKISLFKSPSSSDGNNVTDFGQNSIFQLKRDLRESMNRIAETLDEDTKNKLIEESKIVFELNNEIIRSVQTSSHIFEKVLYFIGQIVLILCILIIVLNILFKYIIH; translated from the exons ATGCCGAGCAAGGAAGAGGAGAACTTTTGCAAGAAAATGGCAAAAGCCACCAGAGGAATACACGCAATCAGCGATGCTCTGGTGAACGCGAAATTGGCATTCG GATTTCTCGATAATTCTGTATGGGGTGATGGGCTTCTGGTTTTCTATGAGATCTTCCGCTATCTAGAGGGTGCAATGATTAGATTAAGAAACACCAAAATTGGATTGCTTCCACTCAGCGAACTTCAACGTACAGAAGCTTTTGAGCGAGATCTTGATCATTACTTGGGAAAAGGGTGGAGAAAGAATTATAGTCCTag GGATAGTGTTACCAAATATCTGATGCGTTTGAGAGAAGTGGAAGATACGGATCCTACTCTACTATTGGCTTACATTTATCATCTTTACATGGGTCTCCTTAGTGGCGGTATTATTCTGCGCAAAAAACGACAGCTTATGCAAAAGATCTCGCTTTTTAAATCACCATCATCGAGTGATGGTAACAATGTTACAGACTTTGGACAAAACAGTATATTTCAATTGAAGAGGGACTTACGCGAATCCATGAATAGAATCGCGGAGACATTGGATGaggatacaaaaaataaacttatcgAAGAAAGTAAAATAGTCTTTGAATTGAATAACGAAATTATCAGAAGTGTGCAGACTAGCAGTCATATCTTTGAAAAAGTACTCTATTTTATTGGTCAAATTGTGCTAATCCTCTGTATTCTCATAATAGTCCTCAATATTCTCTtcaaatacattatacattaa
- the LOC126850443 gene encoding m7GpppN-mRNA hydrolase: MEHTIPSDILDDLSSRFIINVPEEERKDLVRICFQIELAHWFYLDFYCTEENPKLRSCNMKEFATHIFQHIPFLKPHLQHIDAVLDQWREYKQNVPTFGAIVLNEDMTKVLLVQSYWAKNSWSFPKGKVNEDEEPSLCAIREVLEETGFDISNLIDKNEYIESIINDQVVRLYIISGVQKDTKFQPKTRKEIKNVEWFSVADLPNTKKDMTPKVKIGVGPNAFFMVVPFVKRMKRWIQEKQQRERNITMTVRRQRHKSLGEVETVSKSKRQQIPFHHFSTCPPQSEVPDFKINRQSNISPARNRRSTSDNKKDAVSKAAFKRNLFGDHEETQSQGLAKHLIDSPAQSCSFLIDPAIQSVKYNAFNYKAQSWEEVKDCRKKSVPAGNIKALLFGEAARKLQKDFTTISSLSFVNMEHEDSSLLTKNYMDYPAADFYLESWKNFKFDRQEILKTLDSLCI, translated from the exons ATGGAACACACAATTCCATCCGATATCCTTGACGATCTCAGCAg TCGATTTATCATTAATGTCCCTGAGGAGGAGAGGAAAGACTTGGTGCGAATTTGCTTTCAAATCGAATTGGCACATTGGTTTTACCTTGACTTCTACTGCACAGAGGAGAATCCTAAACTAAGGTCATGTAACATGAAGGAATTTGCCACTCATATATTCCAGCACATACCTTTTTTGAAGCCACATCTGCAACACATTGATGCTGTACTCGACCAATGGAGAGAATACAAGCAGAATGTGCCAACATTTGGGGCGATTGTGCTAAATGAAGACATGACCAAGGTGCTGTTAGTGCAGAGCTACTGGGCAAAGAATAGCTGGAGTTTTCCCAAAGGAAAAGTAAATGAGGATGAGGAGCCTTCTCTTTGCGCCATTCGAGAAGTGCTGGAAGAGACCGGTTTTGATATATCTAATTTGATAGATAAAAACGAATATAttgaatctataataaatgatcAAGTAGTGAGATTGTACATTATCTCGGGTGTGCAAAAGGACACGAAGTTCCAACCGAAAACgcggaaagaaataaaaaatgtcgaaTGGTTTTCCGTAGCAGACTTGCCCAATACTAAGAAAGATATGACTCCTAAAGTGAAAATTGGCGTTGGACCAAACGCGTTTTTTATGGTTGTACCTTTTGTCAA ACGGATGAAGCGGTGGATTCAAGAGAAACAGCAacgtgaaagaaatattactaTGACCGTCCGAAGACAAAGGCATAAATCGTTGGGAGAAGTCGAGACGGTTTCGAAGAGCAAACGACAACAGATACCTTTCCATCATTTTTCTACTTGCCCACCACAA AGTGAAGTTCCAGATTTTAAGATTAACCGTCAATCGAACATCTCTCCAGCTCGCAATCGCCGTAGTACAAGTGACAATAAGAAAGACGCTGTATCGAAAGCAGCCTTTAAACGGAATCTATTTGGAGATCACGAAGAAACTCAATCGCAGGGTCTCGCTAAACACTTGATAGACAGCCCTGCTCAGTCGTGCTCATTTCTAATCGATCCTGCGATTCAATCAGTCAAGTACAATGCTTTCAATTACAAAGCTCAATCTTGGGAAGAAGTGAAAG ACTGTCGCAAGAAAAGCGTACCAGCGGGAAATATTAAGGCGTTACTGTTTGGAGAAGCTGCGCGcaaattacaaaaagattttacaacCATTTCGTCGctttcttttgtaaatatgGAACACGAGGATTCATCGCTTTTAACGAAGAATTATATGGATTATCCTGCTgctgatttttatttagagagttggaagaattttaaatttgatagacAAGAAATACTGAAAACTCTAGActcattatgtatataa
- the LOC126850442 gene encoding uncharacterized protein DDB_G0284671-like isoform X1 yields MFSHTTFTVLFGMLLIIAIIPDTASYNKYGRTCKDIGCRSDETCVMAEDPCTGYSDKCGRYPTCQRISGASCTTMVCGENEYCKTESGAPKCVKKSTGLESDEIETRIVPKRDTDHQTEAESSSTSRISDGQSYPKSSGYPSGSGYPSSSGYPSSGSSDSTSTNQPRSDYPSSGSSGYPSSGSSGYPSSGSSGYPSSTSSGYPSSGSSGYPSSGSSGYPSSGSSSNPISRTSGNPTSGSSGYPSSGSSGYPSSGSSGYPSSGSSGYPSSGSSGYPSSGTSGYPSRGSSGYPSSGFPDYPSRSSSGYPTRSGYPSSNSGTSGYPDNSGNSYNEQTIRRTGANTLNAAYPSYPQSSNYPSYPQPSYPQRNPYPSNYPPQNAGYPSSGYPYNNQQRPPYANQGYPQNYPQAGNYPGGNYPGGYYPGQNYMTTTKRPGIQDQLTNLARNVAQRVLTQTIIDRVTGRH; encoded by the exons atgttTTCACACACTACATTTACCGTCCTTTTCGGGATGTTGCTGATAATTGCCATCATTCCAGATACAGCTTCTTATAAca aatatggAAGAACCTGCAAAGATATCGGTTGCCGTAGTGATGAAACGTGCGTGATGGCTGAGGATCCTTGCACTGGCTATTCCGACAAGTGCGGGCGATATCCGACCTGTCAGAGGATAAGTG gaGCAAGTTGTACGACTATGGTTTGTGGAGAGAATGAATATTGTAAGACCGAAAGTGGTGCGCCAAAATGTGTGAAAAAGTCTACAGGATTAG AAAGCGACGAAATTGAGACACGAATAGTTCCAAAACGAGACACTGATCATCAAACAGAAGCTGAATCTTCAAGTACTTCTAGAATTTCGGACGGACAATCGTATCCGAAATCTTCTGGATATCCGTCTGGCTCTGGATATCCTAGTAGTAGTGGTTACCCAAGTTCTGGATCTTCCGATTCTACATCGACAAATCAACCCCGATCCGATTATCCCTCCAGTGGATCATCTGGTTATCCATCCAGTGGATCATCTGGTTATCCCTCCAGCGGATCATCCGGTTATCCTTCTAGCACTTCATCCGGTTATCCATCCAGTGGATCATCTGGTTATCCCTCCAGCGGATCATCCGGATATCCCTCCAGCGGATCATCTAGTAATCCCATCAGCAGGACATCTGGTAATCCCACCAGCGGATCATCCGGTTATCCGTCTAGCGGATCGTCCGGTTATCCTTCTAGTGGATCATCCGGTTATCCGTCCAGTGGATCATCAGGTTATCCCTCCAGCGGATCATCCGGTTATCCGTCCAGCGGAACATCTGGTTATCCCTCCAGAGGATCATCAGGTTATCCTTCAAGTGGATTTCCCGATTACCCATCCAGAAGCAGTTCTGGTTATCCAACAAGATCTGGATATCCAAGTAGTAATAGCGGTACTTCGGGATATCCGGATAATTCTGGAAATTCTTATAATGAGCAAACTATTAGACGAACTGGCGCTAATACCTTAAATGCTGCCTATCCAAGCTATCCACAATCGTCAAATTATCCAAGCTATCCACAACCATCATATCCGCAAAGAAATCCATATCCCAGTAATTATCCGCCTCAAAATGCAGGATATCCTTCTTCAGGGTATCCATATAATAATCAACAGCGTCCGCCGTATGCAAATCAAGGTTACCCACAAAATTATCCACAAGCAGGAAATTATCCAGGAGGAAATTATCCAGGAGGATATTATCCAGGTCAAAATTATATGACCACCACCAAACGTCCTGGTATTCAAGATCAACTGACGAATTTGGCGCGAAACGTGGCACAAAGAGTGCTAACACAAACGATAATAGATCGCGTCACTGGAAgacattaa